CGGGCGCGGAGGGCGGGGTCCATGCCGAAGACTTCGAGTCTGCCTCCTGTCCGCGGCGAGACGCGCTGGACCATGCGCATGGTGGTGGTCTTGCCGGCGCCGTTCGGTCCGAGGAAGCCGAAGGCTTCGCCTTCCTCGACGGCAAAGGTGATCCCGCGGACGGCCCTGACGTTCCCGAAGCGTTTTTCCAGCCTATCCGCAACGATAACAGGGGGCATTGTCCGGCATGGCGATCTCACCCCGGAGTAGTTGTAGTTTTCGGCGAGGAGTATTTTTCTCCTCGGCGGGGAAATGCACTCTATGGCATCGCCACTCATTGCAGTGATACTCTCGTTCTTCATACCGGGGCTCGGCCAGTTCTACACTGGACAGCTCATGAAGGCACTCGTGCTCTTCGTGCTTGCGGTCGTCTTCGGCGGTCTCTCGGCCTTCGTGATCGGCATCCCCTTCTACATCCTGGTCTGGCTGTACTCGATGT
This is a stretch of genomic DNA from Methanoculleus sp. 7T. It encodes these proteins:
- a CDS encoding ATP-binding cassette domain-containing protein, which codes for MPPVIVADRLEKRFGNVRAVRGITFAVEEGEAFGFLGPNGAGKTTTMRMVQRVSPRTGGRLEVFGMDPALRAR
- a CDS encoding DUF5683 domain-containing protein; protein product: MASPLIAVILSFFIPGLGQFYTGQLMKALVLFVLAVVFGGLSAFVIGIPFYILVWLYSMYDAYTAAKAA